The Cystobacter ferrugineus genome has a window encoding:
- a CDS encoding multicopper oxidase family protein, which yields MHHELTVAYATHKIRRVLDDGHEQVDEVRLRSYNGKLVGPTIEVCPGDTLKILLRNQLPFKEELVGDHPHVGPHGANVTNLHFHGMHVSPAGNSDNVLLSIGPNQDLEYEVKIPTDHPAGTHWYHAHKHGAVSIQLGSGMAGPLIVRGDIDQIEGIREARERIIVLQQIPYRLVTDPYDNTRQANMVEEFPQLFEVTWQRELVPQGRRVTLNGEVLPTFRLRPGEVERWRFIHAGVHFPFRLRLVREGGNPATESIPYYLIAMDGITTGRLDQVDVTEMHPGYREDVLVHAVGRDGRPLARGTYLLVDEVEQNPGARVLARVVVDGPPKMMRLPRPEALAALAPFKPIRDEELTSTTPQEARFEVQVVKPPPAPEFRFLINGKEFNPHDPSRQLTLGAVEEWVVSSVGAAEFFPGHPFHIHTNPFQLTDAQGRVIWKDTIYVPVGQQVRLRTRYRRYIGQFMLHCHIVTHEDEGMMQLLEIVPPRQDAGGPPGGGSGSHH from the coding sequence GTGCACCACGAGCTGACGGTTGCCTATGCCACCCACAAGATCCGCCGCGTGCTCGATGATGGTCACGAGCAGGTGGATGAGGTCCGGCTGCGTTCCTACAATGGAAAACTGGTGGGACCCACCATCGAGGTGTGTCCAGGGGACACGTTGAAAATCCTCCTGAGGAACCAGCTCCCCTTCAAGGAAGAGCTGGTGGGCGACCATCCGCACGTCGGCCCGCATGGTGCCAACGTCACCAACCTCCACTTCCACGGGATGCACGTCTCTCCCGCCGGAAATTCGGACAACGTCCTGCTCTCGATCGGGCCCAACCAGGACCTCGAGTACGAGGTCAAGATCCCGACGGATCACCCCGCCGGCACCCACTGGTACCACGCCCACAAGCATGGCGCGGTGAGCATCCAGCTCGGCAGCGGCATGGCGGGCCCGTTGATCGTGCGTGGCGACATCGACCAGATCGAGGGCATCCGCGAAGCCAGGGAGCGCATCATCGTCCTCCAGCAGATTCCCTACAGACTGGTCACGGATCCCTACGACAACACCCGGCAGGCGAACATGGTGGAGGAGTTCCCACAGCTCTTCGAGGTCACCTGGCAGCGCGAGCTGGTACCCCAGGGGCGGCGTGTCACCCTCAATGGAGAGGTCCTACCGACCTTCCGGCTGCGGCCCGGAGAAGTGGAGCGCTGGCGGTTCATCCACGCGGGCGTCCACTTCCCGTTCCGGCTCCGGCTGGTCCGCGAGGGCGGCAACCCGGCCACCGAGAGCATTCCCTACTACCTGATCGCCATGGACGGCATCACGACGGGCCGCCTCGACCAGGTGGACGTGACCGAGATGCATCCCGGGTACCGCGAGGACGTGCTGGTTCATGCGGTGGGCAGGGATGGCAGGCCCCTGGCGCGGGGAACCTACCTGCTCGTGGACGAGGTGGAGCAGAACCCCGGGGCCCGGGTCCTGGCCCGCGTCGTCGTGGATGGCCCGCCGAAGATGATGAGGCTGCCCAGGCCGGAGGCGTTGGCCGCGCTGGCTCCGTTCAAACCCATCCGGGACGAGGAGCTCACCAGCACGACGCCCCAGGAGGCTCGTTTCGAGGTCCAGGTCGTCAAACCGCCTCCGGCTCCGGAGTTCAGGTTCCTGATCAATGGCAAGGAATTCAACCCCCATGATCCCTCGCGCCAGCTCACGCTGGGCGCGGTGGAGGAGTGGGTCGTCTCCAGCGTGGGCGCCGCCGAGTTCTTCCCGGGCCACCCCTTCCACATCCATACCAATCCGTTCCAGCTCACGGATGCGCAGGGAAGGGTCATCTGGAAGGACACGATCTACGTGCCCGTCGGCCAGCAGGTCCGGTTGCGCACCCGTTACAGGCGCTACATCGGCCAGTTCATGCTGCACTGCCACATCGTGACGCACGAGGATGAGGGCATGATGCAGTTGCT